Within the Flavobacterium sp. N502536 genome, the region GCAACACTTGCAGATCATTTCATTATCAACTCCAGCATCCCCACGATCGAAACCAAACCATAACTTATTCCAAATTTGAATTTTGGATTTGGAATTTGAGATTTGGAATTTTTCTTTTCAAATCATTATGAGTACATTTGATTTACATCTAAAACCAAATAACTAAATTTAGTTTCAAATCACAACTCCAATGAAAATCAACTCCCTTATAATTGAAAATGACGGTATCGATAAAGAAATCCTGCGCTACCTGATGGACGATGCCCGAAAACCCATTTTACAAATTGCCAATAAAATAGGCATTTCAGGAGCTGCGATTCACCAGCGTTTAAAAAAACTGGAACAATCAGGTTATATTCAGGCTCAAAATTCACCGTTAACCCGAAAGTACTGGATACAACACCATGGCATTTGTTGGTGTTTATCTGGACAAAGCCTCCAGAAACTCTGAAGCCGTAAAAGATTTAAAGAAGATTCCCGAGGTTTTAGAGTGCCACTACACGACAGAAACTGGTCAGTTTTGATTAAAATCATCTGTCGCGACAACGAACACCTAATGCAGCTTTAAAACACCAAAATCCAGGCAATAGAAGGCGTTTCAAGAACAGAAACTTTTATTTCGCTGGATCAGCAGATTGACAGACAAATTCAACTTTAGAGATCTTAAATGCGGTAAAGAGAAAATTAGATAATTTTACTTACGTTTTTTTAAACAACAAACCGGACAGGTTTTGAAAACCTGTCCTTTTAAACTTTTTATATATCAAGTAGATAATTCTTCTACCCTTATAAATAATTAGGCCCGAAAGGTTTTAAAAACCTGTCGGGCCTAATTTCTATCAAAAATTATCTAATTAACAAATTACCTAATTATCCCATTAATTCCTTCTGCTTCCGGAGTAAATTGAGATATAGTACAACAGCGTTGCGATTGATCCGATTGCAGCTACAACATAAGTTCTGGCAGCCCATTTTAAAGCATCCTTAGCTCCCGCCTGCTCTTCTTGCGTTAGCATATGTTTATTTTCCAACCAGGCCAGCGCTCTGTTACTTGCATCATATTCTACCGGCAAGGTAATAATCGTAAACAATGTGGTTGCTGCAAAAATGATAATTCCAATCAGCAACAGCCCCGGAAAAGTTCTGATCATCAAAATTCCGGCTAACAGAATCCACTGTACATAATTGGAGGCTACACTTACAATGGGTACCAATTTAGAACGCATCGTAAGCCACTCATACCCCACAGCATGTTGCACGGCGTGTCCACACTCGTGCGCAGCTACTGCGGCAGCGGCGGCATTGCGCTGATTGTAAACCGCCTCACTTAAATTGACTGTTTTATCTGCAGGATTATAATGATCGGTCAACTGACCCGGTGTTGAAATGACACGAACATCCCTAATACCATTATCGGCCAGCATTTTTTCGGCGATTTCGGCACCGCTCATTCCGTTTCTCAATTGCAGTTTAGAATACAACTCAAATTTACTCTTGAGTCTCGAACTCACTAACCAGCTGAACAACATAATTGCTCCGGCAAGAATTAAATATCCACTTCCCATATCTTTTTTTTTTGATTGATTATTAAATTTACAAAACAAACCGCAAATTCTGAACCAAATTCAAAAATTGTCATTTTGACATCTTAAAGTCAGGATATTATCATAATATTTTCATAAATACGGCAAAGTCATTTACAACTCCAGCTGCTTGTTAACCTCATCAAACTTGTCAATCAGGCTGTTTATTTTTTCCTGCTGTTTTTTAATTTGTTTCGGGCGAATGTAAAACCAGTTTATCCCCATCCAACAGCAATGTAACTCCGTAGACCAACGCCGCAGAAAGAGAT harbors:
- a CDS encoding zinc metallopeptidase, whose amino-acid sequence is MGSGYLILAGAIMLFSWLVSSRLKSKFELYSKLQLRNGMSGAEIAEKMLADNGIRDVRVISTPGQLTDHYNPADKTVNLSEAVYNQRNAAAAAVAAHECGHAVQHAVGYEWLTMRSKLVPIVSVASNYVQWILLAGILMIRTFPGLLLIGIIIFAATTLFTIITLPVEYDASNRALAWLENKHMLTQEEQAGAKDALKWAARTYVVAAIGSIATLLYYISIYSGSRRN